One genomic segment of Mastomys coucha isolate ucsf_1 unplaced genomic scaffold, UCSF_Mcou_1 pScaffold22, whole genome shotgun sequence includes these proteins:
- the Irx3 gene encoding iroquois-class homeodomain protein IRX-3, with amino-acid sequence MSFPQLGYQYIRPLYPPERPGAAGGGGGGGSAGGRSGPGAGASELAASGSLSNVLSSVYGAPYAAAAAAAAAAQGYGAFLPYATELPIFPQLGAQYELKDSPGVQHPATAAAFPHPHPAFYPYGQYQFGDPSRPKNATRESTSTLKAWLNEHRKNPYPTKGEKIMLAIITKMTLTQVSTWFANARRRLKKENKMTWAPRSRTDEEGNAYGSEREEEDEEEDEEEGKRELEMEEEELAGEEEDTGGEGLADDDEDEEIDLENLDSAAAGSELTLAGAAHRNGDFGLGPISDCKNSDSDDSSEGLEERPLSVLSLAPAPPPVARAPASSPSPPSSLDPCAPAPAPSSALQKPKIWSLAETATSPDNPRRSPPGAGGSPPGAAVAPPTLQLSPAAAAAAAAAHRLVSAPLGKFPAWTSRPLPGPPAGPRPHPLSMLGSAPQHLLGLPGTAGHPAAAAAAYARPAEPESGTDRCSALEVEKKLLKTAFQPVPRRPQNHLDAALVLSALSSS; translated from the exons ATGTCCTTCCCCCAGCTCGGATACCAGTACATCCGCCCGCTCTACCCACCCGAGCGCCCGGGAGCCGcgggcggaggcggaggcggcggTAGCGCTGGGGGCCGGAGCGGTCCCGGCGCGGGAGCCTCGGAGTTGGCCGCCTCGGGGTCCCTATCCAATGTGCTTTCGTCCGTGTACGGGGCACCCtacgccgccgccgccgctgccgccgccgccgcccagGGTTACGGCGCCTTCCTGCCCTACGCCACGGAGCTGCCCATCTTCCCACAGCTG GGCGCTCAGTATGAGCTGAAGGACAGCCCTGGGGTCCAGCATCCGGCCACGGCCGCCGCGTTCCCGCACCCGCACCCCGCCTTCTACCCCTACGGCCAGTACCAGTTCGGGGACCCGTCCCGTCCCAAGAACGCCACCCGGGAAAGCACGAGCACGCTCAAGGCCTGGCTCAACGAGCACCGCAAGAACCCGTACCCCACCAAGGGCGAGAAGATCATGTTGGCCATCATCACCAAGATGACCCTCACCCAGGTGTCCACCTGGTTCGCCAACGCGCGCCGGCGCCTCAAGAAGGAGAACAAGATGACCTGGGCTCCCCGGAGTCGCACGGACGAGGAGGGCAATGCTTATGGGAgcgagagggaggaagaggacgaaGAGGAAGACGAGGAAGAGGGCAAACGAGAGCtggagatggaagaggaggagctcgcaggagaggaggaggacacGGGGGGCGAGGGCCTGGCCGACGATGACGAGGATGAGGAGATCGATTTGGAAAACTTAGACAGCGCGGCCGCTGGGTCGGAACTGACCCTGGCTGGGGCGGCGCACAGGAACGGCGACTTCGGCCTGGGACCCATTTCGGACTGCAAAAACAGCGACTCGGACGACAGCTCCGAAGGCTTGGAGGAGCGACCGCTGTCTGTGCTGAGCCTGGCCCCAGCGCCACCGCCTGTGGCCAGGGCTCCCGCATCATCACCTTCTCCACCCTCCAGCCTGGATCCCTGCGCTCCTGCACCGGCGCCCTCCTCCGCCCTCCAGAAGCCCAAGATCTGGTCACTGGCCGAGACGGCCACTAGCCCGGACAACCCACGTCGCTCGCCTCCCGGAGCCGGAGGGTCTCCTCCCGGCGCAGCCGTGGCGCCCCCGACGCTGCAGCTCTCGCCCGCGGCCGCCGCAGCGGCTGCAGCCGCACATAGACTCGTGTCGGCGCCGCTTGGCAAATTCCCCGCGTGGACCAGCAGGCCTCTCCCAGGCCCGCCGGCCGGTCCGCGGCCGCACCCGCTGTCCATGCTGGGCTCGGCCCCACAGCACCTGCTGGGACTTCCCGGAACCGCGGGACACCCCGCTGCGGCCGCCGCCGCCTATGCTCGGCCTGCCGAGCCCGAGAGTGGAACAG ATCGCTGTAGTGCCTTGGAAGTAGAGAAAAAGTTACTCAAGACAGCTTTCCAGCCGGTGCCAAGGCG GCCCCAGAACCACCTGGATGCTGCTCTGGTCTTATCAGCTCTCTCCTCGTCTTAA